The DNA region AGCTGGTCGTAGTTCTCCGCGCCGAACGACGCCTGCCCGTGCCGGACCAGGTAGATCGCGCCCATCACGCGTGCCCTTTCGCGATGATCCGGCGGCAGCGGCCGTCGAGGTACCCGACGAACTGCCAGAGGTCCTTCAGCGCCGGATTGGCCGTCTGCCCCGCGTGGTAGCGGTAGTAGATCTGCTGGATCACCACCGCGAGCCGGAACAGGCCGTACACCTCGTAGAACGTCCAGTCCCCGATTTCGAGACCGGACCGCTCCGCGTACCGCCGCACGAATTCCTCGCGCGTGTACATCCCCGGCAGGTGCGTCGGCTGACGGCGGCTGAGCTTCATGACGTCGTCATCGTCGTCCTGCACCCAGTACGCCAGGGTGCTGCCCAGTTCCATCAGCGGATCGCCGAGGGTGGCCATCTCCCAGTCGAGGACTCCGACGATCCGCAGCTCGTCGTCGAGCACCAGGTTGTCGAGCCGGTAGTCGTTGTGGATCAGGCAGATCTTGACCTCGGACGGCTGATTGTCCTTCAGCCACGCCATCACCTCGGCGCAGTCCGGGACGTTCTCCGTACGCGCCTTGAGGAATCGCTCCGACCAGCCGCGCACCTGGCGTTCGACGTAGCCGGCGCCCTTGCCGAGATCGGCCAGCCCGGCGGCCTCGACGTCGACGGCGTGCAGCTCGACCAGCCGGTCGACGACCTTGCCGCACAGTTCGCGCGCGCCCGCCGGCGACAGGTCGAAACCGGCGGGCAGATCTCCGCGCAGGATCAGGCCTTCGAGCCGCTCCATCACGTAGAAGTCGCCGCCGAGCACGCCTTCGTCGTCGCAGAAGGCGAGAACCTCGGGTACGTAAGGGAAGACCGGCCGTAACCCTTGCTGCACCCGGAACTCGCGGCGCATGTCGTGCGCGGACGCGGCCTTGTGCCCCAGCGGCGGGCGCCGCAGGATCAGCTCGCGATCCGGATAGGTCAGCAGATACGTGAGATTCGAGGCGCCGCCGGGGAACTGGCGGACCCCGGGCGGCGCGTCGCCGAGCCCGGGCACCCGTGCGGCCAGCCAGGCGTGCACCGCGGCGGGGTCGAACGAGTCCTCACCGCGTACCTCGACGGTCTTGTCCGCGGCGACCGTCATCCGAACTTCTTCAGCAACGGCGCCGGGACGAACGGGAAGAGCTTCGAAAGCACGCTCCACGGCCACGTCGGCACGAACGCCTTCGCCGTCTCGGATTCGATCGCCTTCACCAGCGCCTGCGCGCCGGGCTCCGCCCTGACCGCGCCCGGGAGCTTCGAGATGTCTTCGTTCATCTCCGATTCGATGAACCCGGGGTGCAGCGTGGTGACCTTGATCGGGGTCTTCAGCAGCTCGATCCGGGTGCCCTCGGCGAACGACGAGATACCCGCCTTCGAGGCGGCGTACGCGGTGGCGTTGCCGGGCACACCGCGAAGCGCGAGGAACGAGGACACGACCACGAGGTGGCCGTCCTTCTGCTTGCGGAAGATGCCGACGGCGGCCTCGATCTGGGCGGCCGCGGCGAGGAAGTTCGTCTGGAGGGTCTCGCGGTTGGCGTCGAAGCGGCCGGTGCCGATCTTCTGGCCTTTGCCGAGCCCCGCGTTCACGATCACACGATCGAGGGAGCCCAGCTCCTCGCGGAACTCCTCGAAGACGGCGAAGACCTGGTCGTGGTCGTTCACGTCGAGCTTCCGGGTGACCACGGTGATGCCGGGGTACGCCTTCTTGAGCTCCGCGGCGAGGGCTTCGAGCCGGTCGACACGGCGGGCGGCCAACGCCAGGTTGCGGCCTCTCGCGGCGTACTGCCTGGCCATTCCTTCGCCGAGTCCGGAGCTCGCCCCGGTGATCAGGATGTTCTTCCGCAGGACCATGGGCAGGAGCTTACCCGTTGGTA from Amycolatopsis sp. EV170708-02-1 includes:
- a CDS encoding SDR family oxidoreductase, whose translation is MVLRKNILITGASSGLGEGMARQYAARGRNLALAARRVDRLEALAAELKKAYPGITVVTRKLDVNDHDQVFAVFEEFREELGSLDRVIVNAGLGKGQKIGTGRFDANRETLQTNFLAAAAQIEAAVGIFRKQKDGHLVVVSSFLALRGVPGNATAYAASKAGISSFAEGTRIELLKTPIKVTTLHPGFIESEMNEDISKLPGAVRAEPGAQALVKAIESETAKAFVPTWPWSVLSKLFPFVPAPLLKKFG
- a CDS encoding phosphotransferase family protein, which codes for MTVAADKTVEVRGEDSFDPAAVHAWLAARVPGLGDAPPGVRQFPGGASNLTYLLTYPDRELILRRPPLGHKAASAHDMRREFRVQQGLRPVFPYVPEVLAFCDDEGVLGGDFYVMERLEGLILRGDLPAGFDLSPAGARELCGKVVDRLVELHAVDVEAAGLADLGKGAGYVERQVRGWSERFLKARTENVPDCAEVMAWLKDNQPSEVKICLIHNDYRLDNLVLDDELRIVGVLDWEMATLGDPLMELGSTLAYWVQDDDDDVMKLSRRQPTHLPGMYTREEFVRRYAERSGLEIGDWTFYEVYGLFRLAVVIQQIYYRYHAGQTANPALKDLWQFVGYLDGRCRRIIAKGHA